The sequence below is a genomic window from Myxococcales bacterium.
ACCCGGCCGGCGCGACCGAGGTCCGCGAGAGAGATGTTTTCGAAGGAGCGCCCCGCCTCTTCCATGATCAGCGTCGCGCCGGTCAGAATCGCGATGTCTTTCAGCATCTCCTTGCGGCGATCCCCGAATCCGGGCGCCTTGCAGGCCGCGACCTTGAGCACGCCGCGGAGTTTGTTGACCACCAGCGCGGCAAGCGCCTCGGCGTCGACGTCCTCGGCGATGATCATCAGCGAAGCCCCGCCCTTGACCGCCTCTTCGAGCAGAGGGACGAGGTCCATCATCGCGGAGATCTTCTTGTCCGTGACGAGGATGTGCGGGCTCTCCAGCTCCACGCTGAGCGTCTCGGCGTTGGTCACGAAGTACGGCGACAGATAGCCGCGATCGAACTGCATGCCCTCGACCACGTCGACCTCGGTCTCGAGGCCCTTGGCTTCCTCTACGGTCACGATGCCGTCCCGGGTCACCTTCTCCATGGCGTCGGCCAAGATCTTGCCGATGGCCGCGTCGCCGTTGGCGCTCACCGTCGCGACGCGCTGGATGTCCTCGGCTCCCCCGACCGCGACCGCAGCTTTCTTCAGCTCGGCGGCCACGACCTCGACCGCAGCGTCGATACCGCGCTTGATTTCCATGGCAGGGTGGCCGGCTTCGACCAGCTTGATCCCGCCGGCGTAGATGGCCTGGGCGAGCACCGTGGCGGTCGTCGTGCCATCTCCGGTGTCGTCGTTGGTGCGCGACGCGACCTCACGCAACAGCTGTGCGCCGAGGTTCTCGCTCTTGCAGTCGAGCTCGATCTCCTTGGCGACGGTCACGCCGTCCTTGGTCACCACCGGTCCGCCCCAGCTCTTCTCCAGCGCCACGTTGCGTCCGCCGGGGCCGAGCGTGATCTTCACCACGTTGGCGAGCGCGTCGGCTCCGAGGCCGATGGCTTTGCGGGCGTTGCGGGAGTAGAGAATTTCTTTCGGGCTCATCGAGGGGCTCCTTGTGCGCGCAAGTGCGCGGGGCGGGATCTCTAAGCGCGGAGCGGCCCGACGGGAAGCGGAACATGCCGATTTCTCCGGTTCTCTCCCCGCTCCCGCCCGCTTTGTCCTTGCCTAGGCCGGAAGATAGAGCTAGGTAGCCGGCCCCCACCCCGTTCTCGGGGGGTTGCCCCATCCAAGCTTAACTTTGCACGGGTCCTCGGCTCTGCCGCGGACACCCCTTGGGGGATCGTCTAAAGGCAGGACACAAGGCTCTGGTCCTTGTTATCTAGGTTCGAATCCTGGTCCCCCAGCTCATCATCGGCCCCATCGTCTAGCGGTTAGGACATCGGCCTCTCACGCCGGTAACGCGAGTTCGATTCTCGCTGGGGTCACCGAGACTTAGCTCTTTCAAGGCAGGCCAGCAGCCAGACCGCCACTGGCCGGTGCAAGGTCAGTAGACCAAGTCCACGGGCGGGAGTTGATGCACGAGGGTCGGTTCGTTGATCTGCAACGTCTGGGCGTGCTGTTTCGGCCCACCACCGACCGACCAGGATATCTCCACCGCACCGTAGGTTGGCGAGACCTCCATCGTGCCGGCCTCGCAGTTGACACCGCCGCTACTCGAGCCGGTGTAGTTGGGATATTTGGCGCTGGCTGCTTGGGTCGTGTTCCAGTGCAGGTCGACCTGAAAGATCTGCTGGCAGAGCGCGGGGGTGGGTTTCGCGCCGTTGATGGTGAAGCTACCTCGCAGATAGAAATCGCCGTGCCACGCCGCCGTGCCGCAGGTCCCGTCCGTCGGCACCTCGACAATGCCGCGCTGCACTGTTCCGATGGCCTTGAGCCGATAGGTCGTGCCCGCCAGCAATGTGTTCAGGGTGAACTCGCTGCTCCCGATCACCGTCCCAGCCAGCAATCCCGGCTGCCACACCGAGCAGCTGGTTTTTACGACCGTCAGCGCGACCACCTGACTCATGGTCTTGTCATCCAGGAAGCTGTCTGCACAGCCCGACGCGCACGACGGAGGGATCGGCTGGTCGCAGTTCCACGGGGTGAAGTGGCTCACCTTGCCAACGTAGGTGTTGCCTACCCGCGTGGCGGTGCCCTCCTCGACCCACTCCTTCTTCCCGGCGGGCAGGTACCAAAGCGGTAGGGTCTGTGGCCCCGCCGCAAGGGCGGGGATCGTGATCTGAGCGGTCTTCCCCTTGACCAGGTTGACCGGGTTGTCAGAAGCATCCTTCAACACCACGTCGATCACGCCGTAGGAGATCAGCTGGACCGCGCCGCCGCTTGCGTCGATGGCCGCAAAGCTACCGGGCATGTCTTCCGGGCCGCTGTCGGCCGTCACGGCGTGGGTCACTGTCGCGGTGACGTTCCCGACGACCGCGGCGCCAGAGGCCGTCTCGAGGCTATTGGCGTCGAGCTGGACGCGCGCGCCGCTGATGGTGCTCACGTCGGCCGGCGTCTGGGGGTCGAATGTCACGCTCGCTTGCGTCGTGCTCGAGCTGCCACCCGCGGCGCCGCCCGTACCCCCGCTCTCGCCGCCGCCCGTGTTGCCCGCGCCGCCCGCGTTGCCCACGTTGCCCGCGCCGCCCGCGCCGCCCGCGCCCGCGGCGCCGCTGCTGTCGCTCGAACCGCACGCAAACAGACAACCCGCCGCTACGCAGATGGCTCCCGAAAGCATTCTCGCCCGCATTCCTTGAGTTTCGGGCAAATCGCGACGCCAAACAAGCAGCGCAATGCCCCCCTGCGGGTTGTTCGTGATCAACCCCTGACCAACCGCCCCAACCACACCAGCAGCACCACGGCCGAGCGCCCTTCCGCCCCGAGCTGGGCCCGCGTTGAGCCGCGATGCTTCCGGTGCGGCGAGGGACATGGCCCCCCTGATGCCCCGTTTCAGCTCGCGGGCGGCGGGCGTCGACTGAACGAGAACCCTTCCACGGCGAAGACGTTCACCGCGTCCTTGCGCCCCTTCACGACGACGGGCCCCAGTGCTTTGTATGTAAAACCGTTCCTGGCCGCTGCGTGGGTGAAGTCGCTCACGAGGATGTCGACACCGAACTCCTTGGTCGCCGATTCCAGACGCGAAGCAAGATTCACACAGTCGCCGATCGCCGTGTACTCCATGCGGCGCTGGGAACCCACGCTGCCGACAACGGCATAACCCGAGTGGATTCCGATCCCGATGCGCACTTCCTTCCGGCCGAGCTCCTGCCACGCGGCGCTGAGCGCCCGCATCTCGGCCTGCATCTCGAGCGCGGCGCGGATGGCGTTCTCTTCCTGGTGGTCGTCGTGCTCGGGAGCACCGAAGATGACCATCAGCCCGTCGCCGAGGAACTTGTCGAGCGTTCCATGATTGCGAAAGATGACCTCGATCATCCGTTCGAAATACTCGTTGAGCAGGGCTACCACGTCCTCGGGGCGCATGTTCTCGGAGAGGGACGTGAAGCCTCGGATGTCAGCAAAGAGCAGAGTGACTTTCCTTCGCTCGCTGTCGGGCGTGACCGCACGCTCAGCCTGGAGAATGTGATCCATCACCTGGCCCCACGGTGAGTAGTTTCCCCCGGTAGGTCATGGCGGCGAGGATACGTCGATCCCACCCGCTGCTCTAGGCGTTGAAGCGTCCCGGCATGAGCGCCGGGACGCTCGAACACGCCGCGGAAGGGCTCAGCCGTGAGTGACGCCAGCACGCCCCGTCAGATACTGTCGCAGCGCATCGGGGACCGGGACTGGAGTGAAGGTTCGGGCGTTCACCCAGACGTGGACGGTCTGGCCCAGCGCCGCGACCTTGTTGTCATCGGCGCGCCGGATCCGATACCCGTAGCCGGTGCTGGCACCGCCGATGCGCGCGAGGACGACCTCGACCACCACCGCGTCACCGAAGCGGAGCGGCGCCAGGTAGTCGGCCTCGGCGTGGATCAGCGGTGCCGCGGCCTCCCGGCGCTCGAGCAGCCCGGGCACGTCGAGCCCCGCTGCGAGCAAGAGCTCGAGGTACGCGTCCGACATGTACTCGAGGACCTTGGGAAAGAAGACCGTCCCCGCGGCGTCCACGTCCTGGAACCGCACCCGCCGAGTCTGCGCGACGAGGCTCTGGGCTGCTCCCTGGATCAGGTCGTTGGCAAATCGCTCGCTTCGGCTCATGCCCGCCGCATACCACTTCCCGCCCCTGGCGAACCCGGGACAAAGGTGACAAATAGCGAGCTCCGCCATGAGTGACAGTGAGCTCGATACCGGCTGGGCACGCTATCAGCTGCCCGTGCTGCTCACGGGCGGGCTCGTGCTCTACGGCGCGTCCCGCTTCGACGGCACCCGCGCGGTCGCGGGCATGCTGCTCACCTACGGCTTCCCGCTCCTGGCCCTCTTCATCGCGAGCGCCCCGCTCAGGGAGAGCTCGCTCTTTCCCAGTGCGCTGACCGTCGGGGGGATCGCCGCCGGCGCCGCAGAGCTCGCCATCGGGCACGCACTCATGCCAAAAAGTGAGCTCTTTGCCCTCGTGCCAGGCCCGATCTTGGCGGGCACCTCGGTGGTGGCGTTGCTGCTCGCGGCGGTCGTGCAGGCGCGGGCGGCGGGGCGCGGCATGCGCAACACCTTCGCCGCGTGGATGGGCATGGTCACGATGGTGGCGCTGTATCTCCCGGGCCACGCCCGGGCAGGCAAAGACTCCCTCGACGCGTTCGTCGCGGCGCTCTTGGTGTCGCTCTTCGTGGGCGGTGGCGCGGGGCTGATGCTCGGCGGTGTCGCGACTCGCCTGCTCAAGAAGAACCCGCCGCCCGAGCGCAAACGCTCCGGCTCGACCTGAGCGACTCCCCTCACCCACCCTCACCCAAGCGTTGCTCACTCCGGCGCGAGCGCCCAGGGTTTGCCTTCGGTCGGGCGTCGCTCCTTCAAGAGCCACGCGACCACGCGCTTCGCCCACTCTTTCCGGGCGCCGATGGTCGGATGGATCTTGTCGTTCAAGCGCGGCATCTCCGGATACACGAGCTCCGTGTCCATGTAACGGCACGGTGCGAGGTTGTCGCGAATCACCTGGTAGAGGCCCTTTTCCACGGTCCATACCGGCGGCGCGATCCACACACACGGGCGATCGCCGATCATCTTCACGATCTTCCTCACCAGCGGCGCGCGTTGAGTTGGATCAGGCATCTTCACCTCGTTCGTGCCGAGCGTGATGAGCACCAGATCCGGCTTGAGCTGGGAGAGGTGTAACGGCAGCTCGAGCCCACCCGCCCAGCCAGGGATGTAACTTGCCACCTTGAAGCGGAGCATGCCGCGGACGTTGTGTTGCTTGAGCTCGGCGTTCAGTGCAACGCCGAGGGCGCCCGCCATCGAGTCCCCGATGTGCAACACCACCGTACCCTCCGGGAGCGGAGGCGGCTCGGGCAGAGGTGGCGGCGTTGGCGGCGTCTCCGGCGGCGCGGCGTCCTTCGTGAGCTCGGCGCCCGCGTCCACTTCCGTGGGTGGTGCGGTTGCCACCGGCATCACACTCGGCACAGCACTGGGCGTCGCAGCGCTCGGCGGCGCAGCGCTCGGCGTCGCGGTCGGGCCCGTTGCAACCGCAGCTCCGCCGCCCGCGCAGGCAGCTCCCGCGATGGCGGCGCTCAGCACCAGCGCGCGTTTCAAGGACAGCAGGTCGAGTTCCATCCGACTCCGACGTCACGATTGGCACATCCCGCAGCTCCGCTCACCTGGTTTCGCGCGTGGTGGGTGCCCCCGCTGTATCGGTAGGCGTTTGGCCGACCGGGTTTGTTCTGCTGGCAGTCAGCGTCGAACTCCGGGGTGCGCACGCGGCCCACCGGCGATGCGCCGACCTCCGGCGCGGGGCCCGTGACGTCGAGCGCGAGGACACAGCCGTGCCCAGCTCGTTTTTCCGTCCCCGCCGGGCACTCGGGCTCACCGGGCAGCGCGCAGCGCAGACCGTTCCACTTCAGGCGCCCAACACACGACGCGGTCCTGACTCCGCCTTCACAGCGGGTCCCATCGGGGGTCTTGCCGAAGGGACAATGCGCGTCGGTGGGCGTCAGCGCACAACGAAACCCGAGGTGTGAGCCGAGCTGTCCCGGCGGCCAGCGGTTGCGAAGCTTCGGGCTCATCCACTTCTCGAAGCGCCGGCTCCAGCTGCCCCCGCGATACACCTTGTTCGTGCCATGGGTCGCCGGCCACGGGTAGTCGCCAAACCAATCCTCCGTCCACTCCCAGACGTTGCCGATCATGTCGTAGAGGCCAAACGCCCCCGCCGGAAACTGCTTCACCTGGCAAGAGCCACCCACGTGTTTCCAGCACGTGCGCCCTTCGGGCGGTTCGTTGCCCCAGGAATAAGCTCGATAGTCGTCGCCCCCGCGAGCGGCGTACTCCCACTCGAGCTCGGTGGGCAGTCGGCGGCCTCGGGCCTCGCAGTACGCGCGGCTCTGTCTCCAGTCGACGCAGTTGATCGGATGCTGCCCGCGGTCGGGAAACCGCACGTTGCAGAAGCGACCCTCCGGGTGGGACGGCGTGCACTTCTCGCTCTTCACACAGGCGGCGTAGGCGTCCACCGTCACCTCGGTGAGATCGAGGCAGAACGTACCGAGCTCGGTCTCGAAGCGCGGCGTCTCCTCGGGCGCCGCTCCCGGTGAATCGGTGCCGGACTTGAAGGAACCGCCGGCGATCCGAGCCATGTCGTCGGGACAGCCAGCGGCGCGTGCGGGAACTCCACCTGCGTCGCCAGCGTCCGCGACCTCGGCGGCTCCCGTCGACGGCGGGGGCGCAGCAGTCGAGGCCGGAGCCACGCTGCCCGGGCTCTGGCTCGCGCCGACCGGCGCCGGTGAGCTCTTGTCGGCCGACCTGCACGCGAGGGCCGTTACGCCGAGGAGCACGGAGCAGGTTGCATGGCGAGACCGTCTCCCGCCGAGCCGCTGAAACAAACGCAACATCCGTCGGCGGGCAGCCTAGGGCGACTCTGCCCCCACGCCAACGCGGGTTTCAGTGGGAAGACGTCGCCTTCGGCACCAGCTTCATCTTGCACTTCGGGCAGTGCCCCGGCTTGTCCGAGGTGATCTCCGGGTGCATCGGGCAGGTGAACACCTTCAACTCGTCCGCACCCTCCGCCGACACCGCAGGCCCCCGGTTCGCGCCGCTCAGCGCAGCGCCCGAGAGCAGACCGATTCCGAGGATGAGCAGGGCTTTGTGGAGCATTGCCCTGAAGTCTGCCGCACGAGAGCCGGTGTCGCACTGACGGTCGTCATCGTTCGAGCTCGTCGCCGCCGTCGCGGGGATCTGCGCGAGGCGGAGCCGCCGACCGCCCTCGAATTTCTGAAGCCGGGAGTTTTCCCGTATATCAGCGGCAGGCCCCCTCGCTAGGGCCGGACCGCCCATGGCCACTGACGTCGTCCTCGAGCACCTGTCACGCCGCTTCGCAGGCAGCGAGCGCCCGGCCGTCGATGACGTGAGCCTCACGGTCGAGGCAGGCGAGGTCGTCAGTCTGGTCGGGCCGAGCGGCTGCGGCAAGAGCACGACGTTGCGCATGGTCGCGGGTCTGGACTTCCCCGACAGCGGTCGGGTGTCGATCGGCGGCAAGGACATGACCCGGGTCCCACCGCAGGCCCGAGACGTCGCGATGGTGTTCCAGGGTTTTGCCCTCTACCCACACATGCGCGTGCGTGAGATCATGGCGTTCCCGCTCAAGATGCGCGGGGTGCGCGCGGCGGAGCGCGAGGCGACGGTGCAAAAGACCGCCGACCTGCTCGGCATCGGTGGACTGCTCGAGCGTCGCCCGGGCCAACTCTCGGGAGGCGAACAGCAGCGGGTCGCCATGGGTCGCGCGATCGTGCGCAAACCCGCCGTGTTTCTGTTCGACGAACCGCTCTCCAATCTGGACGCGGCGCTCAGAGCCGAGCTGCGCGTCGAGCTCGGCAAGCTGTTGCGACGCCTCGAGGCAACGGCGCTGTACGTGACCCACGATCAGGCCGAGGCCATGACGCTGTCGAGTCGCATCGCCGTCGTGCGCGCGGGGCGGCTCGAGCAGGTGGACACTCCACGACGGATCTACGAAGCGCCTGCCACCGCGTTCGTTGCGGGGTTCTTCGGCGCTCCGCCCATGAACCTGATCGACGCCACCCGCACCGGCGAGCGGCTTCGGGCGGGTGCCTTCGAGCTCGCCGCCCCGGCCGACGCCCCGGCCAAGTTGATCTTGGGGATCCGCCCCGAACACATCCGGGTCGGAGTCGAGGCAGAGGCCCTGACAATGCGCGCTCCCGGCAAGATTTCCCTGTCGGAGCCCCATGGCAGCGAGACCCATCTCGAGGTGCTCTCCGAGTCGGTGGCGTTGCGCGTGAAGGTCAGCGGTTTCGAGGCACCGGCGGTCGGCAGCAGCGTGACGATCGGGTTCGATCGAAAGCACGTGCACTGGTTCGATCGCGAGACCGGGAAAGCCACGTGAGGCGGTCCCGCGGCCTCAGTCGACGCGACTTCTTGCGCGCAACGGCCCTCGCCGCGACGGCGAGCAGCCTCGGCTGTTCCGTCTCGGACGGGCCTCCGGGTCGCAAGTCAGCCGCGCTCTGGTTCACCTACGGCGGCAAGAATCGCGAGGTGCTCGAGGCACTGGTGAAGCGCTTCAACGAGTCGCAGAGCGAACACTTCATCCGCGCAATCTACCAGGGCGACTACTTCGAGGGGCTCGCCAAGCT
It includes:
- a CDS encoding acyl-CoA thioesterase, which translates into the protein MSRSERFANDLIQGAAQSLVAQTRRVRFQDVDAAGTVFFPKVLEYMSDAYLELLLAAGLDVPGLLERREAAAPLIHAEADYLAPLRFGDAVVVEVVLARIGGASTGYGYRIRRADDNKVAALGQTVHVWVNARTFTPVPVPDALRQYLTGRAGVTHG
- a CDS encoding ABC transporter ATP-binding protein, with translation MATDVVLEHLSRRFAGSERPAVDDVSLTVEAGEVVSLVGPSGCGKSTTLRMVAGLDFPDSGRVSIGGKDMTRVPPQARDVAMVFQGFALYPHMRVREIMAFPLKMRGVRAAEREATVQKTADLLGIGGLLERRPGQLSGGEQQRVAMGRAIVRKPAVFLFDEPLSNLDAALRAELRVELGKLLRRLEATALYVTHDQAEAMTLSSRIAVVRAGRLEQVDTPRRIYEAPATAFVAGFFGAPPMNLIDATRTGERLRAGAFELAAPADAPAKLILGIRPEHIRVGVEAEALTMRAPGKISLSEPHGSETHLEVLSESVALRVKVSGFEAPAVGSSVTIGFDRKHVHWFDRETGKAT
- a CDS encoding SGNH/GDSL hydrolase family protein codes for the protein MELDLLSLKRALVLSAAIAGAACAGGGAAVATGPTATPSAAPPSAATPSAVPSVMPVATAPPTEVDAGAELTKDAAPPETPPTPPPLPEPPPLPEGTVVLHIGDSMAGALGVALNAELKQHNVRGMLRFKVASYIPGWAGGLELPLHLSQLKPDLVLITLGTNEVKMPDPTQRAPLVRKIVKMIGDRPCVWIAPPVWTVEKGLYQVIRDNLAPCRYMDTELVYPEMPRLNDKIHPTIGARKEWAKRVVAWLLKERRPTEGKPWALAPE
- a CDS encoding SUMF1/EgtB/PvdO family nonheme iron enzyme, producing MLRLFQRLGGRRSRHATCSVLLGVTALACRSADKSSPAPVGASQSPGSVAPASTAAPPPSTGAAEVADAGDAGGVPARAAGCPDDMARIAGGSFKSGTDSPGAAPEETPRFETELGTFCLDLTEVTVDAYAACVKSEKCTPSHPEGRFCNVRFPDRGQHPINCVDWRQSRAYCEARGRRLPTELEWEYAARGGDDYRAYSWGNEPPEGRTCWKHVGGSCQVKQFPAGAFGLYDMIGNVWEWTEDWFGDYPWPATHGTNKVYRGGSWSRRFEKWMSPKLRNRWPPGQLGSHLGFRCALTPTDAHCPFGKTPDGTRCEGGVRTASCVGRLKWNGLRCALPGEPECPAGTEKRAGHGCVLALDVTGPAPEVGASPVGRVRTPEFDADCQQNKPGRPNAYRYSGGTHHARNQVSGAAGCANRDVGVGWNSTCCP
- the groL gene encoding chaperonin GroEL (60 kDa chaperone family; promotes refolding of misfolded polypeptides especially under stressful conditions; forms two stacked rings of heptamers to form a barrel-shaped 14mer; ends can be capped by GroES; misfolded proteins enter the barrel where they are refolded when GroES binds), encoding MSPKEILYSRNARKAIGLGADALANVVKITLGPGGRNVALEKSWGGPVVTKDGVTVAKEIELDCKSENLGAQLLREVASRTNDDTGDGTTTATVLAQAIYAGGIKLVEAGHPAMEIKRGIDAAVEVVAAELKKAAVAVGGAEDIQRVATVSANGDAAIGKILADAMEKVTRDGIVTVEEAKGLETEVDVVEGMQFDRGYLSPYFVTNAETLSVELESPHILVTDKKISAMMDLVPLLEEAVKGGASLMIIAEDVDAEALAALVVNKLRGVLKVAACKAPGFGDRRKEMLKDIAILTGATLIMEEAGRSFENISLADLGRAGRVTLDKDNTTIIDGLGDKKEIAGRIELLKRQVAETTSDYDREKIEERLAKLSGGVAVIRVGGATETEMKELKFRVDDALAATRAAIAEGIVAGGGVALIRAGAALDGLKLSDDQAFGAALVARACSAPLAQIAANAGLEPAVVVQTVKAGKGNHGFDAHAERYCDLVEAGIIDPVKVVRVALLNAASVAGLMLTTECTVTDAPQPEADAGGMPGGGMGGMGGMGGMGGMGGMGGMGGMGGMGGMGGFDM
- a CDS encoding adenylate/guanylate cyclase domain-containing protein yields the protein MDHILQAERAVTPDSERRKVTLLFADIRGFTSLSENMRPEDVVALLNEYFERMIEVIFRNHGTLDKFLGDGLMVIFGAPEHDDHQEENAIRAALEMQAEMRALSAAWQELGRKEVRIGIGIHSGYAVVGSVGSQRRMEYTAIGDCVNLASRLESATKEFGVDILVSDFTHAAARNGFTYKALGPVVVKGRKDAVNVFAVEGFSFSRRPPPAS